In Phragmites australis chromosome 18, lpPhrAust1.1, whole genome shotgun sequence, the genomic window GTGAAAAACCGTATGTGATAgccttttctgtagtagtggatgTCCTCCAGGAGGGCCAAGGCGCATTCCTCCACCGACGCCACAGCCGCAACATCCGTTTCTAACATCCCACCACTGGACCCCAATCTTTCCCCAGCTGTCAGGCCAAGTCATAAAGCAACAATAGTAGTAGGAGGAGGTGGCGCGTTTGACAGGTGTCTGCAGCTCGGCAGCGAAGATGAGGTTTGGAGGGGGATGGGGTTTGCGGAGcgggaaggagaagagagggtTATGGAACACGGCAAAAGGTAATGGAGTAATGATATGAGTACCATACTGGTGCCTCTATATGGCTGCTAATGGAGTGTGATATTAGGGTGGACAAGGGTCCTCGTTGGATCATGGAGCAGAATGGCGAGCACAAAGTGAACTATTCTTTCGCCTTTTACTAAATAATTACCATCATCAAGCAACGTACCTGTATTTTTGAAGGGATCTCTCGTGAGAAGGTCCCATCAATTcttaattttaatattttattagtgGTTCTTATTTTTTTACCTATACTAATTTGTAACATTAGAGTTATGGCCCTAAAACTTTTGGATTGGCAATCTCAGGCGTCATCGCTGCACGCCATGCACATTGCCCCAACTGCCGCCCGCCACCATCTCCTGCGGCCCGCAACGCCGTGCCACCTGGTGCCGCCCAACACTGAGGGCTAGCCTCCCTCCCGGTTCTATAGTTGGACAGAAGAAATTTCTTCCCCACGACCCCAAACCCTAACTGGATATGTGCCACTGTCGTCGCCATAGTTTCCAAGAGTGGTCCGATGTCGATTGGAGCGTGCTCGATGGGGCTCTCGCGTTAAGCAAAATTGAGAGACCTCTCCATTTAGTTTTTCCATTAGTTAAAACCATTTATTAGTGACAACTCGAAAACAGTATTGGTCTCAACATGAAAATTGGCAACATCAGAACGATATAAATGAATAAATTCATCAGACCAGGGCTTCAGGTATGTGAAAAGTACCTGAATATTGGTTTTAGTGGAACAGAaggtagctcaactcaatataTCAATAAGATGTTGCTAAATATGTACATAAACATGCAATTGCGTTCCATCAATCAACCAAAACTAACATAGCACACATCTCGCCATCGTATGAAAAGAACACTGCATTATCAACCTGAGAACATTCTCAGCGTATAACGCTTTATCAATCAAATACTAGCATACACCTCGccaaaagggaaaaaggaaagaaagaaatctAGCATATCATTTTGTCTGCCACATTTCACATGAACATCCAATTATGCACGATGATTCGCAGTTCATATTAAAACTAGTAGCAGCCTGCAATCACCTTCCCCCGTCGCTAACTCCAGTGATCGCCGGTGGTGGAGTTAGAGGCACAATGGTCTCCCTCTGCGCGCTGAACTCACCGGTTGTATCTCCAGAGTAGTCAGTGGTAACGTAGCTGGTATCGCCGCCCCTGAGCTGCCACTCAGTGATGTAGCTTGGCTTCGTCACCACCTCAGTCACTTCAATGTCTCCAGTGAGCATCGCCACGACCCTAGACATCGGTGGCCGCTGGTGAGGTGAGCCCTGCGTGCAGAGGAGTGCGACGTGGATGACTCTTAAGGCCTCCTCATTGTCGAATTCTTCAAGCCTTGGGTCCAAGATGCCAAGTGCATGGTCCCTTTCATACAGCTCCCAGACCTGTACAACATAGGAGCAGAATGTTTCAGTGATCAGTAGCTTGACAGGAATGAACTGATGTATTTTTTTGGACTTAAGGGTATTTGATCAGCTTACCCACTCAAAGAGATAGATCTTGTCTTCCTCCAGGGTATTTTCGGTGTTTGACCGGCCGGCGACAGTCTCCAGTGCGACCACCCCAAATGCAAAAACATCGGCCTTTTCAGTCAGATGGCCTCTCATTGCATATTCAGGAGCCAGATAGCCACTTGACAAAGGTTCATGCAGATGCAATCAGATTAGGATTCAAAGCTATACTCATAAGACGCGCAATGGTGAAATGCACTTACAATGTGCCAGCTATTTTGGTGCTGACATGAGTCTTCTTCTCATCATAGAGCTTGGCGAGCCCGAAATCAGAGATCTTGGGGGTGAGGTCGGTGTCGAGTAGGACATTGCTGGCTTTGATGTCCCTGTGCACGATGCGCACACTGGACTCTTCATGAAGATAAGTTAGGCCTCTTGCGATGCCTAAAATGATCTCGAAGCGCGTTGGCCAGTCCAGGTTCAAGCTACTGTCCCCTGTACATTCAGAGACAAAGCCTTGAGAATTGAGATAAGTTGATAGGTGCGGGTAATAAGCAGAAGTGAGCTCACTGAAGAGTGCTCGATCGAGGCTTCGGTTCTCAAGGTACTCATAGACCAGTAGGTGGGTGTTACTGTCAATGCAGCAACCATACAGCTTCACAAGATTCCGGTGTTGCACGGCAGAAATTGTTGCCACTTCTGTCACAAACTGCCTTTTCCCTTGATGAGATGTTTGAGAAAGTTGCTTCACAGCTATTACCCTTCCATCAGGTAGCTTACCCtacaaaaataaaattcttaaagtaaaaaaaaatgtatatgtAGTATGGATGTCTAGGTTGCTAGAAAGTTGTGTTTTGtatcaagtttgaaaaaaaattagttacgCTTTCCTAGGAGTAAATTGTGGGAAACTACCTCACCTTATAAACTGTCCCATATCCGCCTTCTCCAAGAATGTTTTGAGGACTGAAATTGTCTGTAGCTAACTTCAGTTCAGCGTTACGGAAGACATTTGGTCTTCCGACCATGTTGTAAAGCTCTGTTTTTTTTCACATGAGAGAGAATCAGTATCATTCAATTTTAAGATTTGATGTATGAATTATTACTATACAAATACCTTCTTGCTGCAGTGcaactcttcttctcttctgtaCCAACATAAAGATTCCAGCTAGGGCTGCTAGTCCTAATACTGAAGCACCAATCACAATTCCTGCAATTGCACCTGctttacttttctttttggGAACACCGTTTCGCACAGTAGGAGTAAAATCTGAAAAGGGAGGTTTCATATATTACAAGTGAGTAAAATCCTTGATGCTATTTTTAGGAACATTTGAAGCTTATCTATTCATAGATTGAGGCCGTACTTGGTGTCACGCTAAATGCAGAAATCATCGGTCCGTAGTATCCTTGAGTAGGAATGCAACAGGTTCCCTTGCCAGCCCAGAAGAGATGGATCTCAAGGAAGTTTTTGGACACAGTTGCATTGTATCTGTTATACACTGCAGTATAAGATTTTCCACCAGCCGTCTTCCTCACGTCGAAGTTCTTTTCTTTCAGATCACCCTATACAGATGCCAAGCAGACAAAGAAATCTTCCGGTTAAAAAACAGCAAAATTTCTGAGCAAATTACTGTAAAACGCACCTGATATGTACCTGGACATATATGTCGAAAACTctccttcccgtgctttgccaAGTCTGCGTGTCTGGATAAGCAAACTCTGCAAACTGAAGCTCCACAGTGTAATTTCCATTCTCAAGTCCAATGCCATAGTACCTCAGAGATGATGGTGACATTCTTGCAGTCTGAAACAATTCTGAATCCAGTGCATTCTGAAACTGGTTGGAGCTGTAAATTATGTAACTTCCATTTGGCGCCTCGTTGAATTTTCCTACATTGCTAACACCCCATCTTGTTCGACCGGTAACATAATATGATGCAGCTCCAATATTGGTAGGATCAATATCGTAAAAAGTATTGTCTGAGCCCCTCATAGATCTATTACTGCCACAGTCTACCGCAACAGAAAAATCTGCAGTTAAGAAGTACAGAACTGTAAGCTTACTGAAACTGCTGAGATTATGTCAACTGCTATAGATGGTAAGGAGTGAAAAATATACATTCTGGAGAACCACGGAAACAAGGAATATCTTGCTGGAGACAGTTTAGGCCTGAAGGTAAAATGCTGTGCACATAATTGATTGAAAATTAGAAGTTACGAGAATGTCTATTAAAAATAAACTCTTGGAAGGTGTGACTAAATTTTATAAGTACCTGTTGTTGTTGCGACCAAGAACGAAATTGTTTGCCACCAAATTCCTTgtacaaaacaaaatatttaatttgtcAATGAACAATCTTGAGCATATAATACTTTTTCCTTGGCACAACAAATTTCAGGACTTTCAACTTACAATTGCAAATTGTTCTGGGTAGCCCAAGAAGGAAAGCTACCCGAGAGCTGGTTGTACGAAAAATCTCTGcaaataatctaaatattactacAGATGAAATGGATACATCATTTTAACACTTAAAAACAACTTGTGTGATATTGCACTGTCGAATTGCCTGACATACAAATTGTTTAGTGAAGGGCTTTTTTCATCAGGCAGGCTTCCTAAAAGGCT contains:
- the LOC133898742 gene encoding probable LRR receptor-like serine/threonine-protein kinase At1g56130, producing MHTTVSLCAYLNSIQLVSVCEREMTMGCRSRSSSSSSGGHGQLVWLLLLACSWVAAAQAQQAPRTDPIEVAALNTILGRWGRRASSAWNISGEPCSGVAVDTTDVDNNPSINPAIKCDCSFNVSTVCHITKLKVYALNVVGQIPAELQNLTYLNNLNLMQNYLTGPLPSFIGKFTAMQYLSVAINPLSGPLPKELGNLTNLISLGISLNNFTGALPSELGNLAKLEQLYFDSSGFSGPFPSTFSKLKNLKILWASDNDFTGKIPDFIGSLTKLQDLRFQGNSFQGPIPASLSNLTNLTILRIGDLVNGSSSLGFISNLTLLNVLILRNCRISDNLATVNFSNLAGLTLLDLSFNNITGQIPQSILNLETLGFLFLGNNSLLGSLPDEKSPSLNNLDFSYNQLSGSFPSWATQNNLQLNLVANNFVLGRNNNSILPSGLNCLQQDIPCFRGSPEYFSVAVDCGSNRSMRGSDNTFYDIDPTNIGAASYYVTGRTRWGVSNVGKFNEAPNGSYIIYSSNQFQNALDSELFQTARMSPSSLRYYGIGLENGNYTVELQFAEFAYPDTQTWQSTGRRVFDIYVQGDLKEKNFDVRKTAGGKSYTAVYNRYNATVSKNFLEIHLFWAGKGTCCIPTQGYYGPMISAFSVTPNFTPTVRNGVPKKKSKAGAIAGIVIGASVLGLAALAGIFMLVQKRRRVALQQEELYNMVGRPNVFRNAELKLATDNFSPQNILGEGGYGTVYKGKLPDGRVIAVKQLSQTSHQGKRQFVTEVATISAVQHRNLVKLYGCCIDSNTHLLVYEYLENRSLDRALFRDSSLNLDWPTRFEIILGIARGLTYLHEESSVRIVHRDIKASNVLLDTDLTPKISDFGLAKLYDEKKTHVSTKIAGTFGYLAPEYAMRGHLTEKADVFAFGVVALETVAGRSNTENTLEEDKIYLFEWVWELYERDHALGILDPRLEEFDNEEALRVIHVALLCTQGSPHQRPPMSRVVAMLTGDIEVTEVVTKPSYITEWQLRGGDTSYVTTDYSGDTTGEFSAQRETIVPLTPPPAITGVSDGGR